AGGAGAGCAGCGCAGATGAGCGGCAACGGGGGATACACCGCCTCCACCCAGGCAATGAGTGACGCGTCGAAGAAGCTCACCCGGTACGCCCAGGACCTTCTCGACGGCAACCCGGACCTGGCCACGCCCGCCGTGGCGGAGAAGGACTTCGGGAACGCGCACACCGCGCACGCCAAGCAGTATCTCGACGGGGCCAAGAATCTCTCCGAAGCGGTCACCGGCTACCAGGCGAAGCTCGCCGAACTCGGCACGAAGCTCACCTCGGGCGCGAAGGCCTACGACGACAACGAATACGACCAGAGCGGCCAGATCGACCAGGCGGGGACCCTCTGATGGCGCAGCCCTCGTGGGAGGACATCAAGAAGGTCCTCGACGACCCCGCCGTCCCGCACGATCAGAAGAGCAAGCTGATGTCGGCGTGCATGTTCAACGGGATGGCCATCCCGAAGGAGGACGCCGCCAAATACAGCCACGCCTATGTCTCCAACAAGGAGATCAACTACGCGTTCGGCCCGCCGTCGATCGAGGACACCTACAACGAGGCCAAGCAGGCCGGCGATCAGGCGTCCTACAACGACGACGAGCACAAGAAGGCCGTCGACGAGGGCAAGAAGAAGCTCGACGAGAAGAAGCCGCCCGCCCCCGACGACACCAGTGGCACGAAGACCTCCGACGAGCTGCTGGACACCGCCAAGCCCGCGCTGAAGCTGTTCGAGACCTTCGGTTCGCTGTTCAAGGATCTGCCCGACGATTGCAAGGGCAACACCACCGAACTGAAGATGGACGAGATCACCAAACGCTTCGACGAGCAGCGCGCGATCTCCTTCGAGCACTTCATGAAGGACGCCACGCACTTCAAGACCGGCGCGGACACCGTCGACCAGGCCATCAAGGACACCGGCTCGACGCTGACCACGTTGATGCAGACCTGGAAGGGCGCGGCCGCCGACGCGGCGTGGGACCACTACAACGACGATCTGGTGCCCAAGGCGACCAAGCTGCAGCAGTCGCTCGGCAGCGCCGCCGAGGCCACCAAGACCACCGCGGCCACGGTCTACTCCCTGGTCCAGACCAAGGCGCGGCAGATCATCGAGCTGTACAACAAGAACCTGCTGGTGGCCTGCGCGGACTTCCCGATGGCCAAGCTGGTCGTGAAGGTGGCCAAGGGCAGCGACGTCAGCGACGACGATCTGGCCGCCATCGCGGGCTGGATGGACGCGAACTTCCACACGAACCTCTATCAGACGCTCAACGATCGCGGCTGCTGCGACAAGACGGACATGAAGAAGGAAGGCCAGAAACTCGCCAAGCAGTGGATCCAGCAGCACTTCAACCCGGTGATGTGGGACCGGATCTATCAGCAGGGTTTCGTCAAGAGCTGCGACGACGCCAAGGAGTTCACCGACAAGGCCTATGACGAGCTGGACAAGGTCATGGGCAAGGTGAAGAACGAGTTCGGCAAGGTGGGGGACCACGGCGGCGCGGGCGGGACGGGTGGTTCCGGTGGCGGCCGCGGCGGTGGCGGCTACGGGGGCGGCGGTTATGGCGGTGGCGGTTATGGGGGTGGGCACGGCGGCGGTCGCAACGGCGGCCCGGGGGGCCAGTACGCCGGGCCCGGTGGTCCGAACGACCCCGGCGGCGGTCAAGGCGGCGGGGTGCCGGACACGAATCTGCCCAGTGGGGGCACGGGTGGCGGGTCCGGAAGTGGCGGTACGAGTGGTGGTTCCGGTGGTGGTGCGCCGCCGCCGACCCCGCCGCCGGTTCCGGATATCGATCTGCCGCAAGGGAATACGCCCGGTGGGTCCGGTCCCGGTGCCGGTGGGGGCGCGCCTCCGCCTGTGCCGGATACGAACCTGCCTGGCGGGGGTACCGGTGGTTCCGGTGGTGGTGCGCCGATTCCTCCGCCCGTGCCGGACACGGATCTGCCGCCGGGCGGCTCACCGGGTGGCGGTACGGGTGGTGGCCCGCCGATCCCGCCGCCGGTCCCGGACACGAATCTGCCCCCGGGCGACGACCCGGCCGGGCAGGGCGGCGACCATCCCGGTGACGACAAGGGCGGCGGTGGCAAGGACGACGGCAAGCCGGGCGAGGACGGCGGTGGTGGTTCCAGCGGTGGCGACCCCACCGGCGAGCACGGCGGCGAGGATGGCGAGGGCGGCGAGGAAGACCAGGAGACGCTGAAGGTCGAGCAGAACGGCAAGACCTTCGAGATGACCGAGCCCGGCGAGGACGGGCGGATGGACATCAAGGTCGGCGACGGTGAGGGTGATCCGAAGGACTTCACCCTCGACTGGTCGTCCGGGGACGAGAACGGCGACGGCTCCGGGGACGAGAACGGCTCCGGGGACGGGACCGGCGGCGGCCAGGATGGCGGTCACGGTGGCGGGGACGGCCCGGACGGCGGGCACACTTACCGCCCCGGCCCGGACGGCAAGATCCACATTCAGGACGGCGACCTCAAGATCACCGCGGAACGCCCGGACGGTCCGGACGGCCCGACCAAGGTCACGGTCGACGACGGCAGCGGCAACCCGACCACCTACACCCTCGGCGAGCACCACTCGGCACACGATGGCTCCCACCCGGGAGACACCGGCCCGGCACACGACGGGTCCCCCAAGCACGACGAGCCCTCGAAACACGACGAGCCCTCGAAACAGGGCGGCACCGGCACCGGCCCGTCGCACGAGGGGAAGCCGGGGGACACGTCTCCTTCGCCGGTGGGCGGCGCGAGGGGCATCCCGGAGCCGGTGGACACCACGCCCTTGGCGGACGATCCGCGTCTGCGGCCGTTCGACGGCACCCGGATGCCGGATCCGGCCGATGATCCGTCGCCGGCGCATCCGGTGGAGCACGGCGTGCCCACCGGTGGCACCGGGCACGGGCCGGGCCTTGGGGACACGCCGCTGGAGCACGGATCTCCCGCTGGTGGCACTCTGCCGGATCATGGGTCTCCCGCCGGTGGCACTCTGCCGGAACACGGGTCTCCCGCCGGTGGCACCTTGCCGGGGCACGGGCCGAGTCTCGGGGATACGCCGCTGCAGCACGGGTCTCCTGCCGGTGGCACCCCACCGGAACGCGGGACTCCGCTCGGCGACACGCCCTCGTCGGCCGGGCCGCACCATGCCGGTGCACCAGGCGTGGCGCCGACCGATACGCACCTCGCCGGTGCGCCGACCGGACACCAGCTGGGCGCGCCGACGATGAGCGGCGGGCTGCCCGGTGTACCGGACAGCGGGACACCGGAGACCGGCCCACAGCAGCCCGGGGCCACCCCACCCGGCCACCCGATGGGTGGCGGGATGCCGATGGGCGGCTCCGGCGGTGGTGGAGGCGGTGGTGGCGGCGGCGAGGACCACGACCGCAGCCGCACCTACCGGGTGGAGGGCAACGGCCTGTTCGAATCGAGCGTTGCCTCGGGCCAGCGGATCACCGGTTCGCTCGATGACGACGACGATCTGTCCCCGGTT
This Amycolatopsis sulphurea DNA region includes the following protein-coding sequences:
- a CDS encoding WXG100 family type VII secretion target, which gives rise to MAQPSWEDIKKVLDDPAVPHDQKSKLMSACMFNGMAIPKEDAAKYSHAYVSNKEINYAFGPPSIEDTYNEAKQAGDQASYNDDEHKKAVDEGKKKLDEKKPPAPDDTSGTKTSDELLDTAKPALKLFETFGSLFKDLPDDCKGNTTELKMDEITKRFDEQRAISFEHFMKDATHFKTGADTVDQAIKDTGSTLTTLMQTWKGAAADAAWDHYNDDLVPKATKLQQSLGSAAEATKTTAATVYSLVQTKARQIIELYNKNLLVACADFPMAKLVVKVAKGSDVSDDDLAAIAGWMDANFHTNLYQTLNDRGCCDKTDMKKEGQKLAKQWIQQHFNPVMWDRIYQQGFVKSCDDAKEFTDKAYDELDKVMGKVKNEFGKVGDHGGAGGTGGSGGGRGGGGYGGGGYGGGGYGGGHGGGRNGGPGGQYAGPGGPNDPGGGQGGGVPDTNLPSGGTGGGSGSGGTSGGSGGGAPPPTPPPVPDIDLPQGNTPGGSGPGAGGGAPPPVPDTNLPGGGTGGSGGGAPIPPPVPDTDLPPGGSPGGGTGGGPPIPPPVPDTNLPPGDDPAGQGGDHPGDDKGGGGKDDGKPGEDGGGGSSGGDPTGEHGGEDGEGGEEDQETLKVEQNGKTFEMTEPGEDGRMDIKVGDGEGDPKDFTLDWSSGDENGDGSGDENGSGDGTGGGQDGGHGGGDGPDGGHTYRPGPDGKIHIQDGDLKITAERPDGPDGPTKVTVDDGSGNPTTYTLGEHHSAHDGSHPGDTGPAHDGSPKHDEPSKHDEPSKQGGTGTGPSHEGKPGDTSPSPVGGARGIPEPVDTTPLADDPRLRPFDGTRMPDPADDPSPAHPVEHGVPTGGTGHGPGLGDTPLEHGSPAGGTLPDHGSPAGGTLPEHGSPAGGTLPGHGPSLGDTPLQHGSPAGGTPPERGTPLGDTPSSAGPHHAGAPGVAPTDTHLAGAPTGHQLGAPTMSGGLPGVPDSGTPETGPQQPGATPPGHPMGGGMPMGGSGGGGGGGGGGEDHDRSRTYRVEGNGLFESSVASGQRITGSLDDDDDLSPVHRARK
- a CDS encoding type VII secretion target; the encoded protein is MSGNGGYTASTQAMSDASKKLTRYAQDLLDGNPDLATPAVAEKDFGNAHTAHAKQYLDGAKNLSEAVTGYQAKLAELGTKLTSGAKAYDDNEYDQSGQIDQAGTL